From Thalassophryne amazonica chromosome 5, fThaAma1.1, whole genome shotgun sequence:
gatgcttttgctcttaaccacaacaacaggcgcATTGCACTGTCaggaagacatcaatggtagatATAAGAGTTTTTCTCTGCCTGCTGttagcattttttttcctgaggctataggctacatgtgtaAGTCTGGATATTtatattgaacagtagcctaggtttgtgcatgattttggtcattctgtatgtcattagtgactgtcgcagatcagaatgtgaCTATGTGTACGCATGCcagtgaatgtggcagaggtgtagcagagagccgtcATGACACACGAGCCCACAGCACCCTCATGAAAAGACCTGCAGAAAaatatctctggagccgccactggatTCGCTTCTGCTTACTGTTTGTGTTCAAAATTTAAAACATGTGGCAATTAAATAAATTTTCGTCCGAACTGAAAAGATGATGCCCAAAACATCTAAAAGTAGAGCCTAGGTTGAGAAAAGCCGAACTTCTCCTTTAATGCAGTCATGTATAATGAAACCCCCCTTTACATTTTTCTATTAAATCAACCCACGGAAGCAACAAGTTTCGCTTTCCATAAATCACGTGACCTCATCTTAACAGGCTGCCAGTGACGGGATCGTTCAGTCTTGAGACTTGGTGACTGTGAGCTAAACGTTACTCGTCGGAACCCCCCTGAGTTTCTAGACCGTCTGACGGCACGCGGTCCGACACCACCATCCCGCAAGGCGGCGCAGCGACTGGAGGAGAGTTTTACGCACGGACCGCGCGGTGATGGTGATGAACGCGTCTCCATCGGATGGCAGAGTCCTCCAGGGACTCTGGGACTACGTGAGAGAGGGACACGAGGACATCCTGCTGTCCCCGTACCTGGCCGCCTGCTACGCCTTGCTGACGCACATGCTGCTCTGTGCGCCTTTCTTTGCGCTCGACGCGCTGTGCGCCGTTTCCCCGCGGGTCCGCTCCTGGAGGATCTGTGCACGTTCCGAGGCTCCGCCGTCTCTGCGGCGCTGGACGGACTGTTTGTGCAGACTGCTGCTCAGATACGTCGGCGTGGTGCTCCCGGTCACCGCGCTCTTCCACAGGCTGCGCAGCCCCGTCTTACCGGACGCGGCTCCGTCCTGCTGGCAGCTCTTTGTGGACGTGTTCGGGTGTTTTCTGCTCTTCGACACGCTCTTCTTTCTCTGGCACTTCTGCTTGCACAGGTGAGCCCGCGCCGGCACACATTTTCTGCAGGATTACGACAGGAAGAGGAAAACCAGTTAGATGCTGCCGACTCATGTTTTCACtctcactttcacaacactgtttgtttttaacaattataaattaaaagaaaaaacataagactGCACGTGCAGCTACCTCTGACCCGCTTCTTTAAAAGTCCATGATGTCAGTTTTGACTTAACCAAAAGAGTCCAACCTCAGTGTTCCAGGACCTAcaggtatggtggccatccagggtggcagATGGAGCCAGGCAGGGGTCAGAATTGAAAAATGcttttagtgcagcggataactgaaaaaaatgcttcaaatggtgatgcaagcaccaaatttggcacacatactccttagacattactcttttaaaaatgccgggtacccacgtgaactttcaataggcggccaagaaggggtcagttgaagtattacacaggggtcaaaatttaaaaatgctccaatcatattgaaaggtattccatattatttgtctgatcataaagattccaaaaaggtatagtttggactatctgtgaatgaatggtctggagttatggggtaaaaacagcaagaacactgagaaaggtccatttcagtttgtacagggtcaaaagttaaagttgctccagttttggtaaaaagtggtgcaaattactggttgagctaataggattaataaatggaatagttttgactgtgttgcgtgcttggtttgcaaagtaaaggttaaac
This genomic window contains:
- the ch25hl3 gene encoding cholesterol 25-hydroxylase-like protein — its product is MVMNASPSDGRVLQGLWDYVREGHEDILLSPYLAACYALLTHMLLCAPFFALDALCAVSPRVRSWRICARSEAPPSLRRWTDCLCRLLLRYVGVVLPVTALFHRLRSPVLPDAAPSCWQLFVDVFGCFLLFDTLFFLWHFCLHRFPWLYRNVHQLHHQHRIPFALAAQDASSVELLSLMLLSLSCAWALGCHPLSEAVFHFLNSWLAVEDHCGYDLPWALDKLLPGLGGAPFHQAHHIFHQGNYAPYFTHWDRLCGTECTSVLYSHPD